The DNA region CGTCGGCGTTCAAGCCCGGCACCAGCGCCGAAAGGACGTAGGCATCATCTTCCTCACGGATGTTGACACCCAGCGAACGGTTTTGCGAATGCGCCATGTGACGGCGAGCCATGCGGCGGAAGGGGTGCGGTTGAATATAGAGCGTCATTTTCGTATGTCTCCTTGTGTTTGAAATCAATGCGCTTATATTAAACCGGGAGTGTAAGAAAATGGATAACACAGGATAGAATTTTTATAAGAAAATAAAGAAACAGGCTGGCGGAAAATCCGCCAGCCTGCAAATTCAACATCAGCCTGAAGCTATCTCACGGCATTGAAAGCATTGACGCGCCCAGCGCCATAGAAATCATCATTGCCGGGCTTGCCAAGATCATCCGCAGAACGGCGCAATGCAGATTCCACATGCGCGGGCTTCATCGAGCCGCCATTCTTGCCAATGATAAGAGCGGCAACACCCGAGGCATGAGGCGCCGCCATGCTCGTGCCAGCGGACCAGTACCAGCCACCATTACCAGTGCTGAAGACCAGGTCAAAGACCCAACAGGGGCGGACCAGTCCGGCAACAAGACAATTCTCATTACCGGGATACACAGCGTCACCGCCGGGTGCGGCGAAGTCGATCACGGATTGCCCATAATTGGTGTAGCTGGCGGGATAGTCAAGGAAGGCATTCAACGGATCGGTCGCCCAGCCGATGGGAGCCGTGGCGGAGATCGAGATCACATGCGGGGCATCCGACGGGATGTGAACCAGATCCCTATCATGATCGCCGTCATTTGCAGCATTCCCGGCAGAAGAAATCACCGTCGTGCCCTTCTGATAGGCATACGTGGTGGCGCGTCCAATCGCCACGATCAACTCAGCCGCTTCACGGGCGGTATAGCAATCGCTCGGATCACTGCAATCGCCGCTCCTATAAAGTGCTGCGCCGAGACTCATGTTGATCACATCCGCACCCGAGTTCGCGGCATATACGATACCGGCAATGATCGAGGCAAATGAACCGCTGCCGGAATCTGACAGCACCTTCACCAGCATCAGTTCCGCTTCCGGCGCGATGCCAATGACGCCAAAGGCGTTGTCCGCGGCGGCAATGGTGCCGGCTACATGCGTGCCATGACTGAAGGTATCAGGCAGGGTGTAGTCCACGGGCTCACCGGGCACAAAGCTTGTGCTGAGGGCATAGTTAATGTTGGGAGCCAGATCAGGATGATCCATGTCAAAGCCCGTATCCAGCACCGCCACAAGCACACCAGCCCCGCGATAGCCTGCATCCCAAGCTTCAGGAGCATCCACTGCATCATGCCCCCACTGCAGATCGAAGAAGGAATCGTCATCGCCGCTGAAAGGCGGGTTGGCGGCATCGATCTCCACGGATTCCTGGAAGTTCGGATTGATCCATTGCATGGTCAGGTTCGCACTGACAGATCGCAGCCCCGAGATCTTCGCTGCGCGTACCGCAAAATTCGGGTCGCTCGAGGTCACCACAGCCAGACCGACTTCAGGAATGGTCTGCGTAACCACACCGCCCGCGGCACTTACGGACTTGACAAGATTCGCCGGAAGCTTGTTTCCATTTGCCATCAAAATATAAGAACGGGATTCACCCTGTGCCCCCACAGGGACAGCAAACACGGCAGCAAGCATGGCGATCAAGACAATCATCGTAAATATACGTTTCATTTTTTCTCCTCTGAGATGTTTACAAAATTCAATATTCGATACGCAAACACAATAGCGTTGCAGATCCAGTTCGCTTCCCCGGCACCTCCTTTAAAAAATAAACGACCGCCAAAGAATAGAAATTCGGCGGTCTGGCAGTCTTCCACGCAACGAGCCTGAAAGACCCATGACTTTGCGTCCCCGTCTCACGGCGGGTTTGCCCTTTCGTGTCACGCTCCGAAGAACGCGCATCATTATTATTACAGAAATTGAATCATATTACAAGTTTTGTTCCAGACGAGTCAAACCATTTATAATCCCCCAAATGCCAAAAAAGATAGTTCTGTTATTAGCCATCCCGGTCGCGATCGCCACCGCAGGGATTTATCTCTATTTCAACTACGGACGAAGCGCCGCGCGCACCGTGCAAGTCTTCGACTGGTTCCGTGACCCCGCCTCCCGCCCGGAATTGATGATGACAGCCGGGACGCAATGCGGCGACGCTCCCTTCATTTTCCCAACCGACGGCTTGATTGGCTTCATATGGGACGATTCCTTCCGTCCCGGTCACCGCCACGCCGGAGTGGACATTTTCTCAGGGACGCAGGTCGGCGTCACGCCGGTGATCGCCGCTTATCCCGGCTACCTCACGCGCGAAGCGGATTGGATCTCCACGGTCATCATCCGCGTGCCGAGAGATCCGCTTCAGCCGTCACGCCAGATCTGGGTGTACTATACCCACATGGCAGACCGCAACGGACTTTCCTTCATCTCTTCGGAATTCCCCGCTGGAACAAAGGAAGTTTATGTAGAGGCAGGCACGCTCCTCGGTTATCAGGGCAATTACTCCGGCGACCCGCTCAACCCGACGGGTTTGCATTTGCATATTTCCGTCGTGAAAGACGACGGATTTGGGAATTATTTGAACGAACTCGATATCAACAATACCTACGACCCCACGCCGTATTTCGGGCTGCCATTGAATGCAAATATGAACCCGGATACGATCCCGGTATGCAATTGAGGTGTCAAGTGCGCGGTGTCAGGTATCAGGTGCCAAGTTTCAGGTGAAGGATGAATATGCTGAGAGATAAAGTCGTTTTGATCACCGGCGCAGGCAAGGGTGCGGGACGCGCACTCGCAGAGGCACTCGCCGAACGCGGCGCGGTCATTGCCGCAAATGACATCTCCCCCATCAACGTGGAGGAGGTGGTCAAGCGCATCAACGCGAGCGGAGGGAAAGCGCACGCCTATATCGAGGACATTGCCAAAAAAGTCGGGGCACAGACCGTTGTAAAAAATGTCGAAGATGATTTCGGACACATTGACATCCTGATCAATCACGCGGCGGTGGAGCCGCACGTTTCCCTGCTGAACATGGACGAGTGGGACTGGCACCGTACGCTGGATGTCAACTTGACGGGCGCGTTCCTGATGATCCAGTCAGCGGGGTGGGTGATGCGGGCGAAAGGTCACGGGGTGATTGTGAATCTGGTTGCGGGAACAGGTGAAAGGTCCAAAAAAGAGGCGGGGGCGTATCTTGCCAGCAAGGCGGGGCTGGTCGAGCTGTCCCGTCAGGCGGATGCGGAATTAAGCCCGCATGGCGTGCGCGTGTTTGCTGTCGAAAATTCCGATGATGTGGTTGAGACCATCCTATCAATGCTGGAGGAAAAATGAAGGAATTGCTGGAATACCGCGTCAAACTGGTGGAACGGCTGGGGGAGGCGACGATTGAATTTTGCGCCGCCTGTACCGGATACAATGACCCGTTTGCCATTACCGTTGGCGATTGGACCGTCCATCAGATCGCTGCACACACGCGCGATGTTGAAAAATCCGTGTATGGCGCGCGGGTGCGGCGGGTGTTGGAGCAGGAAAATCCCGAATTTGCCAGTTTTGACGCCGACGCGTGGATGGCGAAGCATTACCGAAAAGACGAGCCGCTAACACAGATCCTGGATGAACTTTCGGCGAGTGTCAACGGGTTATGCGAGATGCTAAAGGATGTGCCGCGTGAGGCGTGGTCGCGGGTAAGCAGGCACGAAACGATGGGCGGCGAGTTGACCATGCAGCTGTGGGTCGAGCGCAGTCTGGCACACATCGAGGAGCATTTGACAGAGCTGAAAAAGGCGGGAAATCCGTGAATTTTGCCCGTTTTTTGCGTATTCCTGGGGTAAAATAGGGCGCATGAAGAAACAACGAATTATCCTGGTAGATGATCATGAGGTGGTGCGGCTCGGTTTGAAATCACTGCTGGAGCGGCACCCGCAATTCGACGTCGTTGGAGAAGCGGGTTCGGCTCGCGAGGCGCTGGAACAGACCGCCCTGCTCAAGCCTGATGTGGTCGTGATGGATATTCGCCTGCCCGGCACATCGGGCATCGAAGCCTGCGAGCAGATCGTTAATCAATTCCCCAATACAAAAGTCATCATGCTTACCTCGTACGCCGAGGACGAGATGTTGTTCTCCGCCATCCGTGCGGGCGCTTCGGGCTACATCCTCAAGCAGATCGGCAGCGAGGACCTCATCAAGGCACTCGAGTCTGTGGGGCGCGGCGAGGCGCTGCTCGATCCCGCCGTTACCCAGCGCGTCTTCCAGGAAGTGCGCCGCGCGGTGAAGGAGGAAGAGGCTTCGGCGTTCGCCCACTTAAGCCAGCAGGAAAAACACGTGCTTTTGCTCGTCTCCGAAGGCAAGACCAACCGCGAGATCGCCAAGACATTGTTCCTCGGCGAAGGCACGGTGCGGAATTACGTTTCGAGCATTCTCTCGAAGTTGAACGTCAACAACCGCGCCGAGGCGGCGGCATACGCGGTGGAACACAATCTTCGGGAATACATTTCCTAGGCATTCCAGAGTAGAATCACGGAGACACGTTCTGTGTCTCCGTTTTTTCTTTAATCCCACTTGTTCATCGGTGGTCATAAACAGGTTGCCATGTTCCCATTCGTACATCTGACAGACGGCACGATCACCCTGCGCCCGTTCGAATTCGGCGAGGAAGTCATCCTACGCAACGCGGTACACGAATCCATGCGGGAACTCAGCCCGTGGATGTCGTGGGCGAACTCCAGTTACACCGTGGATGTGGCGCGTAATTTCATCGCCATTACACGCGCGGAATGGTCGCGCGGCACGCTGTATTCCTTCGCCATTACAGATACTAGAACGCACGGATTCCTCGGCGGCTGCGGCTTGAGTCATATCCACCCGATCTATAAATTCTGCAACCTCGGCTATTGGGTGCGGACGCCGCATCACGGCAGGGGCATTGCAGGGCGGGCCGCAAAACTTGCCGCCCGCTACGCCTTTGAAAAAGCGGGCATCATCCGCGCGGAAATTGTGATTGCGATGGGGAACGACGCCAGTAAACGCGTCGCTGAAAAGATCGACGCGCACTACGAGGGAATTTTGCTAAACAGGATGACCGTCGGCAAGCAGATCTACGACGCGCACATGTTCTCGCTTCTCCCCTCCGATTTTGGGCTGGTTGCCAGTTTGTAGGCTTACTTCTCCCCGCTGACCTTCATCCAAGCCTTTTTCATATTCAGCGCATCCTCTTCCATGATCGGGCTTTCGCACAGGATGCGTCCCGCACAGCCGAACGCGTGCATGGCTTTGAAGAGCGCCTTCAGATCCAAATCCGCTTCGGCGAGGGGCAGGTGATTCTTCTCCCCTTTCGGTCCATATTCGATGCCGGAGAGATGGATGTGCAAATTCTTCAACGCCTTTTTACCAAGCGTCTTGCCGTATTTCTCCAACAAACGTGACCATTCGTCATAGGTGTTCATCGTGCCGTCACCGGGGCGGGCGTGCAGGTGGGCAAAATCGAGGCAGGGCTGTACCATGTCCATGGCTTTGCTCATCGCGAGCGCGTCCTCGAACGAACCGAGCATCGCGGACTTGCCCATCGTCTCCGGGCGCAATGTGACCTTGTCGCCGTTCTTCTGCAATTCCTTCACACAGCTTTCCAAACGCGGCAGGGCAACCTTCAGCACAGCCGCGGGGTCGTTGCCGAAATATGAGCCGGGATGAAAGATGATATCCGTTGCGCCTGCCAGATAGCCATAGTGCGCCGCATCCATCAGGCGCTTGCGTGACTTGCTCCATTCTTCATCCGTAGCGTTCAAATTGATGAAATACGGCGCGTGGACGCTCAGGGCAACTCCCTGTTCCGCGCCCGTGGATTTGATCGCCGCGCAGGTCGCTTCAGTCACGCGTACCGATTGCACCCAGCCCAGTTCGAGCGCATCCAAACCGATGGATCTGCTGAATCCGATCGCGCCGACCGAGCCTCCCGGTTTCTTGGGCGTTCCAACGGGCGAGCCGACGGTTCCGAATTTGAAGGATAAGGACATAAGAACTCCAGAGATCAGGGATTAGAAATCAATATGGTTAGTTTCAACCAAAACGGCGGACCAAGAATAAGCAAGCCGATCAAAATGGCTGCAAGCGCGGCAACCAGCACCGCCGCCGCGCCCACATCCTTGCCGATCTTGGCAAGCGGATGCTCATCCGGGCTGGCAAGATCCACTACGACCTCGATGGCGGTATTGATGAATTCCGCAGTGAACACGAACGCGGCGGTCAGGATGATGAGCGCCCAATCGTGCAGGGATAGCTGCAGCCACAGCCCCACAAAAAAAACCGCCGTCGCAATCGCACTGTGGATCCACGCATTGCGTTGGGTGCGCAGGACATAGAACCATCCGCGAAAGGCATGGCGGAAGGATTGGATCCGCGAGAGGACGAACGCTTTCACTCTGAGTCCTGTATCTTGATGTGGGACAATCCGAGTCGTTCCAGGACCTTTGCCTGTTCCTCCCACATGGCAGTTTTTTCCTCCGCTGTGGCATGGTCGTGACCGAGCAGATGCAGAACGCCGTGCACCACCAGCAATTGCACCTCGGCTTCCACGGGATGTCCCGCCACCTCCGCCTGCTGCGCGGCACGGGGAATCGAAATGACCACGTCACCCAGATAGGTGGAGCCCGTTTCCGGGTCCGATTCGGAGGCGGGGAAGGAAAGCACGTCGGTTGACGCATCCACGCCGAGATAATCTCGATTCAGTTCATGCAGTTGGCGGTCATCGGTCAGGACGATGGTCAGGTCTGCGTTGGAAAGATCAAGTTCGAGGTCCGGGTTGAGCGGCGGTGAAATTTCGAGGGTGAGACGTGCTGCGCGTTCAAGCAGGGCAGACTCCAAAAAATCTTGTTGGTTGTCAATGAAGATCATTTATTTTTTACCGCGGAAAGGGTGGCATCCTGATCGGGCACACTGGCTTTGGGATACTGGATGCGTGGGTGGTAGGAGCCGCGCAGGGTGGAGATGAAGGATTCCATGATCAGGTTCAGGTCGCGCAGGGTCAGCAGCGTATCGTCCAGTTGGTTGTAGCGCTGTACGGTTTCGACCACGCTGGAAACCAGTTTGCGGATGGTGTCTTCATCGGTGGGACGCTCGGCGCGGGCGCGGGCTTCGGTGGCATCCGCCAGCATGAGCAGGGCGGATTCGCGCGAGGCGGGACGCGGACCGGGGTAACGGAATTTCTCGATATCCACCTTGGATGCGTCGCCGCCAGCGGCTTCGATCGCCTGATTGTATTGATACTGTGTGATAAGCGTACCGTGATGTTCGAGGATGAAATCGTGCAGGCGGCGGGGCAGGCGGTGTTTCTTCGCAAGCTGAACGCCGTCTGTGACGTGCCGGATGATGGTCGCGGAGACCTCTTCCGGGTCTGCATCTTGATGCGTATTGAGGTTGTCCGCCACCTGGTTTTCGATGAAGAAATTCGGGTTGAGCGCCTTGCCGATGTCATGGAATATCGCGCCGACGCGCGTGAGCAGCGGATCCGCGCCGATCTTTTCGGCGGCTTGCTCGGCAAGATTGGCAACGTTCAAACTATGCTGATAGGTGCCGGGCGCATTGCGGAGCAGGAATTGAAGCAGGGGAAAATCGGGACGGGAAAGATCGAGCAGCTGCAGGGCAGTGGTCAGCCCCAGCATTTGTGCGAAGAGATATTGTAAAAGCAGTGTCACGCTGGCGGCGGAAAAGCCCGCAAAGGCTGCCACTCCAAGAAATTGCACAAGCCCTAGAAGATCAGGCTGGAAGAACGGCAGGCGATAGGCGATCAATACGACCAAGCCGGAGAGCGAGATGGCGATCCCTGCGCGCACGAACCCCCAGATGCGGCGAGCTGGTCCAAGGGCGAGCAAGCCAAGCAGGGATGAGATCAGGTAATAACTGGTCAGGTCGAGGGAATTGGGAAGCCCATAGCCAGCCAGCAGGGCAAGCGGGATCGAGACCACCAACCCCACTTCCAGACCGAACAAAGCGGTCAACAGCAAACCGGCGGCTTGCAAAGGATAGCCATAGGGGGCAAGCGTGCGTTCTGTAAACAAGCGCGCTCCAGCCAAAAAGATGATGAACAATAATGCGATCAGCAGTGCACTGCGCGGATCGTTGAGAATAATGGCGCGTTTTCGGCGGAAAAAGTAAAGCGGCACGAAGATGGCGGAGAGGGCAATAATCGCCGCCGCACCGAGCATATCCTGCCAGCGCTGCGTGGGGCGGATAATGTCCAGTTGTTGGAAGGCTTCCATGTCAGCGGGGGTGATGATCTCGCCCGCCGAAACGATGGTCTCCCCGGTTTTATAGGATTTTACAATCGGTTTCACCGCTTCACGTGCCGATTGCCGTGCGGCATCGGTCAATTCCTGGCTGAAGAAACTGTTCGGCACCACAAAGGATGCAACCAACTCGGTCACCAGCATGGCTTGTTGTTCGCTCAGCACAAGACTGACAGAGGATGATACTGCTGACTGTGTCGCCTCCAGCCTGTCTTCGTAGATGGCGCGGCGCATGATCGTTTCCAGCACCCGGAGCGACTCGGTTTGCACGGTATCCCAGCGGGGATCTGAAATGCCGATCAGAAAATCAATGGTCTCGACCTTCAAACGGATATCGCTCAGGGCGAGGATGCTGGTACGTTTTTCGGCGGGGGTCAATTCGCTGTTGCGGACAGCGGTGATGTTCTGCAGTGTGGTGCGCAGACGGTCGATCTGTTGGCGGGCAATGGCGGGATCGGGGGAACTATACACCGGCAGGACGGCGCTTTCCGCCGCTTTGCGGGCTTCCTCCGTGCGCACTTCGCTGACGTACTCAATATCCCTTGGGGATTGTATAGTGGACTGCGCCACATCCCCCACCGCCACGGTTTGAATGCCGGAACTAGAACCAAGCGGCACGGTCAGCAACACAAAGGAGACCAGACTGACTACAGCGATCAGACTGATCCGGTAAATGCGGCTGCGGGCGATGGCAAAGGTTTCCATGGACATAAAACAAACCGCGAGGAAGCAGGCATGAATCGAACACACCCGCCTCCTCGCGACCTATTATTGCTTTGTGAGCAGTTCCTTTACAGCGGCGCTGATCATGTCGTTCGGCGCGCGCCCGGCGACCCGCGGCATGACGACCTTCATGACCTTGCCCATGTCGCTCGGCGCGGCAGCGCCGGTCTCTGCGATGGCGGCTTGCACCAGTGCGCGCAGTTCCTCTGCGGGCATGGCTTTGGGGAGAAACTCCTCCAGCACCTTGATCTCGGCTTCATTGGCGGCGATCAGGTCATCGCGGCTGGCTTTTTTCGCCTCCTCCAGCGCCTCACGGCGGGTCTTGACCTCCTTTTGGACGAGAGCGGTGACCGCCATATCATCAATTTCGGCGCGCTTGTCCACTTCTGCCTGTTTGACAGCAGCGAGCGCCATGCGAATGGTGCGTTTGCGGACTTCGTCGCCGCTCTTCATGGCATTTTTCATTGATTCGTTAAGTTTTGCTTTCGTATCCATGATTTTGATTATACCTTTTTTGGACTATTTATCCGTGAAACGCGCGAACATCTCAGGAGTGAGCAGTTTTTTCAGTAATTCGAATTCATGCAGTGTGCGCTTCATTGCAGCAGCACAGGCATATTCGAATTTCGGTCCCTGCTCGGGGGAATCCAAATTCATGTGTGCATGTGAATTCTTTGGCAGAAGTTTGAGCGCCAGCGGACGCAAGGGGCGGATGAAGTACAACCCGTCCAGCAGGATATTGATCGTACCGGCATGAAGGTCCGGGCTTCGGAGCAGGCTCTTCTGGACGGGATCAATTTCGAGCGGAGGCGGAGGCGAGCCGTTAAATTGGTCCAGCCACATCGAGACGTAATTCGTATGCGAATAGAAATCCTGCACGGCGTGGAGCAGCCTCCCGAACGCGATCCACGCGGAAAGGATGCCCGGGGAAAGCAGGGTGGCGATCACATAGCCGCGCTGTTCGATCACATAGCGGTCGCCTTTTTGGATGTCGTTGTCATAATGAAATTCATCGTGACCGATCAAACCGCTCCAGGCATCCTGTTTGAGGTTGGCGGCGACGATGATTTCCATTGCACGGGGGCTGAAGTGGTCCCCCAATGCTTCGCGGGTCATGTTTTCGTGAATGGAAACAAGCATCCCAAAATTATAGCCGGAAGTGGTTATAATGCCCCCATGACTTTTTATACTGCCAAAGGCGACGACGGCACAACCGGTTTGCTCGGCGAGGGCCGCGTCCCGAAATATCATGCCCGCATGGAAGCGGTCGGCGCGCTGGATGAAGCCTCTGCCGCACTGGGATTGGCTCGCGCGCAATGCGCCGCGCCTCAGACTCCCCCCATCCTGCTCGAAATCCAGCGGGATCTGTACAAGCTGATGGCGGAGGTCGCCGCCACACCGGAGAACGCGAAGCAGTTCCATTTTATCGACGAAGCGCGGGTGAAATGGCTGGAGGAGCAAACCGACTCGATCAGCGGAAGCATCGAGATGCCGAAGGAATTCATCCTGCCCGGCGACACACTCGGCGGCGCGGCGCTTTCAATGGCGCGCGCGGTCATCCGCCGCGCAGAACGGCGTGTGGTGGCGCTCTTCGACGAGGAGGAAGTCGTCAACCCCGATCTGCAGCGCTATTTGAACCGACTCTCGTCGCTGTGTTTTGTGCTGGAACTGCTCGAAAACCAAAACGCGGGGAAGAAAACTTCGCTGGCTAAATCATAGGCAACCATGACAGGCACATTTCTCAACGTTGCCGCTGTACTCATCGGCGGGAGCATCGGCTTGCTCTTCGGCGCACGAATCCCCGACCGTTTCAAAAACACCGTCATCGCGGGCATGGGTCTCTTCACCGCCACAATGGGGCTGCAAATGTTCCTCGAGACTGAAAATCCGCTCATTGTGCTCGGAGCCCTGATCATCGGGATTCTGCTCGGAGAATGGTGGCGGATCGAAGACGGCTTGCAGGCTCTGGGACAAACCCTCGAAAAACGCTTCTCATCGGACCTCGATGCTGGTTCCTCCGGCTCGAAATTTGTGCGCGGCTTCATGGTTGCATCCCTGCTCTTTTGCGTCGGTCCCATGACCATTCTCGGCT from Anaerolineales bacterium includes:
- a CDS encoding S8 family serine peptidase, which encodes MKRIFTMIVLIAMLAAVFAVPVGAQGESRSYILMANGNKLPANLVKSVSAAGGVVTQTIPEVGLAVVTSSDPNFAVRAAKISGLRSVSANLTMQWINPNFQESVEIDAANPPFSGDDDSFFDLQWGHDAVDAPEAWDAGYRGAGVLVAVLDTGFDMDHPDLAPNINYALSTSFVPGEPVDYTLPDTFSHGTHVAGTIAAADNAFGVIGIAPEAELMLVKVLSDSGSGSFASIIAGIVYAANSGADVINMSLGAALYRSGDCSDPSDCYTAREAAELIVAIGRATTYAYQKGTTVISSAGNAANDGDHDRDLVHIPSDAPHVISISATAPIGWATDPLNAFLDYPASYTNYGQSVIDFAAPGGDAVYPGNENCLVAGLVRPCWVFDLVFSTGNGGWYWSAGTSMAAPHASGVAALIIGKNGGSMKPAHVESALRRSADDLGKPGNDDFYGAGRVNAFNAVR
- the ybeY gene encoding rRNA maturation RNase YbeY, with product MIFIDNQQDFLESALLERAARLTLEISPPLNPDLELDLSNADLTIVLTDDRQLHELNRDYLGVDASTDVLSFPASESDPETGSTYLGDVVISIPRAAQQAEVAGHPVEAEVQLLVVHGVLHLLGHDHATAEEKTAMWEEQAKVLERLGLSHIKIQDSE
- a CDS encoding DUF554 domain-containing protein; this translates as MTGTFLNVAAVLIGGSIGLLFGARIPDRFKNTVIAGMGLFTATMGLQMFLETENPLIVLGALIIGILLGEWWRIEDGLQALGQTLEKRFSSDLDAGSSGSKFVRGFMVASLLFCVGPMTILGSIQDGLTGDYNLLAVKSTLDGFASIAFASTLGVGVLFSSIIVLVYQGGISLMAGGLSAIITEPMMNEMTATGGVILVGLAVSNLLEIKKIRVGNFLPALAVAPLIVWILSILGN
- a CDS encoding SDR family oxidoreductase; amino-acid sequence: MLRDKVVLITGAGKGAGRALAEALAERGAVIAANDISPINVEEVVKRINASGGKAHAYIEDIAKKVGAQTVVKNVEDDFGHIDILINHAAVEPHVSLLNMDEWDWHRTLDVNLTGAFLMIQSAGWVMRAKGHGVIVNLVAGTGERSKKEAGAYLASKAGLVELSRQADAELSPHGVRVFAVENSDDVVETILSMLEEK
- a CDS encoding DinB family protein — its product is MKELLEYRVKLVERLGEATIEFCAACTGYNDPFAITVGDWTVHQIAAHTRDVEKSVYGARVRRVLEQENPEFASFDADAWMAKHYRKDEPLTQILDELSASVNGLCEMLKDVPREAWSRVSRHETMGGELTMQLWVERSLAHIEEHLTELKKAGNP
- a CDS encoding diacylglycerol kinase family protein; protein product: MKAFVLSRIQSFRHAFRGWFYVLRTQRNAWIHSAIATAVFFVGLWLQLSLHDWALIILTAAFVFTAEFINTAIEVVVDLASPDEHPLAKIGKDVGAAAVLVAALAAILIGLLILGPPFWLKLTILISNP
- a CDS encoding GNAT family N-acetyltransferase; the encoded protein is MFPFVHLTDGTITLRPFEFGEEVILRNAVHESMRELSPWMSWANSSYTVDVARNFIAITRAEWSRGTLYSFAITDTRTHGFLGGCGLSHIHPIYKFCNLGYWVRTPHHGRGIAGRAAKLAARYAFEKAGIIRAEIVIAMGNDASKRVAEKIDAHYEGILLNRMTVGKQIYDAHMFSLLPSDFGLVASL
- a CDS encoding response regulator transcription factor; protein product: MKKQRIILVDDHEVVRLGLKSLLERHPQFDVVGEAGSAREALEQTALLKPDVVVMDIRLPGTSGIEACEQIVNQFPNTKVIMLTSYAEDEMLFSAIRAGASGYILKQIGSEDLIKALESVGRGEALLDPAVTQRVFQEVRRAVKEEEASAFAHLSQQEKHVLLLVSEGKTNREIAKTLFLGEGTVRNYVSSILSKLNVNNRAEAAAYAVEHNLREYIS
- a CDS encoding GatB/YqeY domain-containing protein, yielding MDTKAKLNESMKNAMKSGDEVRKRTIRMALAAVKQAEVDKRAEIDDMAVTALVQKEVKTRREALEEAKKASRDDLIAANEAEIKVLEEFLPKAMPAEELRALVQAAIAETGAAAPSDMGKVMKVVMPRVAGRAPNDMISAAVKELLTKQ
- a CDS encoding cob(I)yrinic acid a,c-diamide adenosyltransferase, producing MTFYTAKGDDGTTGLLGEGRVPKYHARMEAVGALDEASAALGLARAQCAAPQTPPILLEIQRDLYKLMAEVAATPENAKQFHFIDEARVKWLEEQTDSISGSIEMPKEFILPGDTLGGAALSMARAVIRRAERRVVALFDEEEVVNPDLQRYLNRLSSLCFVLELLENQNAGKKTSLAKS
- a CDS encoding TIM barrel protein, which gives rise to MSLSFKFGTVGSPVGTPKKPGGSVGAIGFSRSIGLDALELGWVQSVRVTEATCAAIKSTGAEQGVALSVHAPYFINLNATDEEWSKSRKRLMDAAHYGYLAGATDIIFHPGSYFGNDPAAVLKVALPRLESCVKELQKNGDKVTLRPETMGKSAMLGSFEDALAMSKAMDMVQPCLDFAHLHARPGDGTMNTYDEWSRLLEKYGKTLGKKALKNLHIHLSGIEYGPKGEKNHLPLAEADLDLKALFKAMHAFGCAGRILCESPIMEEDALNMKKAWMKVSGEK
- a CDS encoding HDIG domain-containing protein, whose protein sequence is MSMETFAIARSRIYRISLIAVVSLVSFVLLTVPLGSSSGIQTVAVGDVAQSTIQSPRDIEYVSEVRTEEARKAAESAVLPVYSSPDPAIARQQIDRLRTTLQNITAVRNSELTPAEKRTSILALSDIRLKVETIDFLIGISDPRWDTVQTESLRVLETIMRRAIYEDRLEATQSAVSSSVSLVLSEQQAMLVTELVASFVVPNSFFSQELTDAARQSAREAVKPIVKSYKTGETIVSAGEIITPADMEAFQQLDIIRPTQRWQDMLGAAAIIALSAIFVPLYFFRRKRAIILNDPRSALLIALLFIIFLAGARLFTERTLAPYGYPLQAAGLLLTALFGLEVGLVVSIPLALLAGYGLPNSLDLTSYYLISSLLGLLALGPARRIWGFVRAGIAISLSGLVVLIAYRLPFFQPDLLGLVQFLGVAAFAGFSAASVTLLLQYLFAQMLGLTTALQLLDLSRPDFPLLQFLLRNAPGTYQHSLNVANLAEQAAEKIGADPLLTRVGAIFHDIGKALNPNFFIENQVADNLNTHQDADPEEVSATIIRHVTDGVQLAKKHRLPRRLHDFILEHHGTLITQYQYNQAIEAAGGDASKVDIEKFRYPGPRPASRESALLMLADATEARARAERPTDEDTIRKLVSSVVETVQRYNQLDDTLLTLRDLNLIMESFISTLRGSYHPRIQYPKASVPDQDATLSAVKNK